Genomic window (Fibrobacter sp. UWB2):
ATTCACATTTTGAATATATGTATTTATAGATGAAAAAGGCGAGCTAAATCGCGAATATCGTGCGTTTTTCGCGAAATACACGCAAAAAAGGCCTTGCGGCGGGATGCCACAGGGCCTTCTTGTTATGATTCAGCTAAGAGGATTGTGTTTTAGCGCTATTTTACTTTGACGCAGCGGACGGAGGCAGCGATGGTCTTGTTGTAATGTTCGTACGTTACTTTGTCCTGTACGCGGACCATCACGGCGCGGGATTCGTCGAATTCATCAGCAGTCCAGAAGCTTGCGCTCACGTTTTCGTCGGCGAACTTGCCATCGTAATAGCGGAAGCCATCCTTACCGATGTTGAGAGCCTTAAGGTCGGCCTTTTCGAAGTCAGCCTGTTTCGGGAGTTCCCAACCTGTGGGGCATGCGTCCTTGGCGGATTTCCAGTCATAGAGGCGGCCATACTTTTTGCAGTTGTCGAGATTATTGCCGTAGCAGTAGCTGGAATCGAAATTCACAAGGTTAGTGTTTTCGGCCATCCACACGCGGTCACCTGTTTCGACGGTGGAGTAGGTCTGGCCTTGGCATTTGAGCGTCTTGGCGGATTCATCGTAATGGCAGTTTTCAACTTTTTCGCATGCAGTAATTGCAATTGCGGTTACAAAAAGAGCCAATACGGCAACGAACTTGAACTTCATATGTTCAATCTCCTTAAG
Coding sequences:
- a CDS encoding FISUMP domain-containing protein — its product is MKFKFVAVLALFVTAIAITACEKVENCHYDESAKTLKCQGQTYSTVETGDRVWMAENTNLVNFDSSYCYGNNLDNCKKYGRLYDWKSAKDACPTGWELPKQADFEKADLKALNIGKDGFRYYDGKFADENVSASFWTADEFDESRAVMVRVQDKVTYEHYNKTIAASVRCVKVK